From Brevibacillus marinus, a single genomic window includes:
- the dpaL gene encoding diaminopropionate ammonia-lyase, whose protein sequence is MMETLKWKQNQSARQHHQKTATAWLSEQEVQKAWDFHRRFDVYSVTPLRNLAHLARFLGVSGIYVKDESYRFGLNAFKVLGGAYAIGRYLAERLGTDIAELSFDLLRSEHFKRQLGELTFTTATDGNHGRGVAWAAQQLGQKAVVFMPKGSAAARLQQIIATGAEGYITDLNYDDTVRLAAEKAKRNGWVLVQDTAWAGYADIPSWIMQGYATIAAESLQQLRELGVEKPTHIFLQAGVGSFAAAIQGFFTSLFAESRPLTVIVEPNKAECLYLSALAGDGKPRKVDGDLNTIMAGLACGEPNPIAWEILRDYSDLFISCPDHLAALGMRILGNPLGDDPRVVSGESGAVTTGIVSAIMRDERLKELRDALQLNADSRILLINTEGDTDPQHYRKVVWDGLYPNVCD, encoded by the coding sequence TTGATGGAGACACTCAAATGGAAACAGAATCAATCCGCGAGACAGCATCATCAGAAAACGGCAACAGCATGGCTGAGCGAACAGGAAGTACAAAAAGCTTGGGATTTTCACCGCCGGTTTGACGTTTACAGCGTAACGCCGCTGAGAAACCTGGCTCACCTGGCCCGCTTTTTGGGAGTGTCGGGAATCTATGTGAAAGACGAGTCATACCGGTTTGGCCTGAACGCGTTTAAAGTGCTGGGCGGCGCTTACGCGATCGGCAGGTATCTGGCTGAGCGGCTGGGGACAGACATCGCCGAGCTCTCTTTTGATCTGCTGCGGTCGGAGCACTTCAAGCGACAATTGGGGGAACTGACCTTTACCACGGCGACGGACGGCAATCATGGGCGGGGGGTTGCCTGGGCGGCGCAGCAGCTCGGGCAGAAGGCGGTGGTCTTCATGCCGAAAGGTTCCGCTGCGGCAAGGCTGCAGCAGATTATCGCAACCGGTGCCGAGGGCTATATCACCGATCTCAATTACGACGATACGGTAAGACTGGCGGCAGAGAAGGCGAAACGGAATGGCTGGGTGCTCGTCCAGGATACGGCGTGGGCAGGGTATGCAGACATTCCCAGCTGGATTATGCAGGGGTACGCCACAATCGCCGCAGAATCGCTGCAGCAGCTGCGCGAGCTGGGAGTGGAAAAGCCGACGCACATCTTCCTGCAAGCGGGGGTCGGCTCATTTGCCGCTGCCATTCAGGGGTTCTTCACTTCGCTGTTTGCGGAGTCGCGTCCGCTCACGGTGATTGTCGAACCAAACAAAGCGGAGTGCCTCTACCTGTCGGCACTGGCCGGGGACGGAAAGCCGCGCAAAGTGGACGGCGATCTGAATACGATCATGGCCGGTTTGGCCTGCGGCGAGCCGAACCCGATCGCGTGGGAGATCCTGCGCGATTACAGCGATCTGTTCATTTCATGTCCCGACCATCTCGCCGCCCTGGGAATGAGAATATTGGGGAATCCGCTGGGAGATGATCCGCGCGTGGTGTCCGGCGAGTCAGGGGCGGTAACGACGGGAATCGTCAGCGCCATCATGCGGGATGAGCGGCTGAAAGAACTGCGCGATGCGCTTCAACTGAATGCAGATTCCCGGATTCTCCTGATCAACACAGAGGGCGATACCGATCCGCAGCATTACCGAAAGGTTGTCTGGGATGGACTGTATCCCAACGTCTGCGATTGA
- the fusA gene encoding elongation factor G, with protein MAREFSLANTRNIGIMAHIDAGKTTTTERILFYTGRVHKIGEVHEGAATMDWMEQEQERGITITSAATTAQWKGHRINIIDTPGHVDFTVEVERSLRVLDGAVAVFDAKGGVEPQSETVWRQADKYGVPRICYVNKMDIIGADFEMCVEQIKTRLGANPVPVQYPIGAEDSFTGIVDLVTMQAYYYEDDLGKNIQVREIPADLKEKCEELHLKLVEAAAEQDEELTMKYLEGEELTVEEIKRGLRKGTVEVKLVPVLCGSSYRNKGVQLLLDAVVDYLPSPLDIPAIKGTLPDTNQEVTREADDNGPFSALAFKIMSDPYVGKLTFFRVYSGTLNSGSYVLNSTKGKRERIGRILQMHANHREEISTVYSGDIAAAVGLKDTTTGDTLCDEKAPVILESMQFPDPVIDVAIEPKSKADQDKMGVALAKLAEEDPTFRARTDEETGQTIIAGMGELHLEIIVDRLKREFKVECNVGAPQVAYRETFRGSAKVEGKFVRQSGGRGQYGHVWVEFSPLEPGQGFEFENKIVGGVVPKEYVPAVQAGIEEAMKNGVLAGYPLVDIKAVLVDGSYHDVDSSEMAFKVAGSLALKEAAKKCNPVLLEPVMKVEVVVPEEYMGDVMGDLNSRRGRIEGMEARANAQVIRAMVPLAEMFGYSTVLRSRTQGRGQYTMQLDHYEEVPKNIADEIIKKAKGE; from the coding sequence ATGGCTCGCGAGTTTTCTCTAGCGAATACACGCAACATCGGAATCATGGCCCATATCGACGCGGGAAAAACGACCACGACAGAGCGCATTTTGTTTTACACCGGTCGTGTCCACAAGATTGGGGAAGTGCACGAAGGTGCCGCTACCATGGACTGGATGGAGCAAGAGCAGGAGCGGGGGATTACGATCACCTCTGCAGCTACCACTGCTCAATGGAAAGGCCACCGGATCAATATCATCGATACTCCCGGACACGTAGACTTTACAGTTGAAGTCGAACGGTCGCTGCGTGTACTCGATGGTGCGGTTGCCGTCTTTGATGCCAAGGGCGGAGTCGAGCCACAATCGGAGACAGTCTGGCGGCAGGCGGACAAATACGGTGTACCGCGTATCTGCTACGTGAACAAAATGGATATCATCGGCGCCGACTTTGAAATGTGTGTGGAACAGATCAAAACGCGGCTTGGGGCCAATCCGGTTCCGGTCCAATACCCGATCGGAGCGGAAGACAGCTTCACCGGGATTGTTGATCTGGTGACGATGCAGGCTTACTACTATGAGGACGATTTGGGGAAAAACATTCAAGTGAGAGAAATCCCGGCCGACCTCAAAGAGAAGTGTGAAGAACTGCACCTGAAGCTGGTAGAAGCGGCAGCCGAGCAGGACGAGGAACTGACGATGAAGTACCTCGAAGGCGAAGAGCTGACGGTTGAAGAAATCAAGCGCGGCCTGCGCAAAGGTACGGTGGAAGTCAAACTGGTACCGGTGCTGTGCGGCTCTTCCTACCGCAACAAAGGTGTGCAGTTGTTGCTCGACGCAGTCGTCGATTACCTGCCGTCGCCGCTCGACATCCCGGCGATCAAAGGAACGCTGCCAGACACGAACCAAGAAGTGACGCGCGAAGCTGACGACAACGGTCCGTTCTCCGCGCTGGCGTTCAAGATCATGAGCGACCCGTACGTCGGAAAGCTGACGTTCTTCCGCGTCTACTCCGGTACGCTCAATTCCGGTTCCTACGTGTTGAACTCGACCAAAGGAAAGCGGGAACGCATCGGACGGATCCTGCAGATGCATGCGAACCACCGGGAAGAAATTTCCACCGTTTACTCTGGCGATATTGCAGCGGCTGTCGGTCTGAAAGACACGACGACCGGCGACACCCTCTGTGACGAAAAAGCGCCGGTGATCCTGGAGTCCATGCAATTCCCGGATCCGGTTATCGATGTGGCGATCGAACCGAAATCGAAAGCAGACCAGGATAAGATGGGTGTGGCTCTGGCCAAGCTGGCAGAGGAAGACCCGACGTTCCGCGCGCGGACGGACGAAGAGACAGGCCAGACGATTATCGCTGGGATGGGTGAACTGCATCTGGAGATTATCGTCGACCGCCTGAAACGGGAATTTAAAGTGGAATGCAATGTGGGCGCTCCACAAGTTGCGTATCGCGAAACGTTCCGTGGCTCGGCCAAGGTCGAAGGGAAGTTTGTTCGCCAATCCGGCGGCCGCGGGCAATATGGACACGTTTGGGTGGAATTTTCTCCGCTTGAGCCGGGACAAGGCTTTGAGTTTGAAAACAAGATCGTCGGCGGCGTCGTTCCGAAAGAGTACGTGCCTGCCGTGCAAGCCGGTATCGAAGAAGCGATGAAAAACGGTGTCTTGGCCGGCTATCCGCTGGTTGATATCAAAGCGGTTCTCGTAGACGGAAGCTACCACGATGTCGACTCTTCGGAAATGGCGTTTAAAGTGGCTGGTTCGCTCGCCCTGAAAGAAGCGGCGAAGAAATGTAATCCGGTTCTCCTCGAACCCGTGATGAAAGTCGAAGTCGTCGTGCCGGAAGAGTACATGGGTGACGTGATGGGCGACCTGAACTCTCGCCGCGGGCGGATTGAAGGGATGGAAGCGCGCGCCAATGCGCAGGTGATCCGTGCGATGGTACCGCTGGCAGAGATGTTCGGCTACTCCACGGTGCTTCGCTCCCGCACGCAGGGACGCGGCCAGTATACAATGCAGCTCGATCACTACGAAGAGGTTCCGAAGAACATCGCCGACGAGATCATCAAGAAGGCAAAAGGCGAATAA
- the rpsG gene encoding 30S ribosomal protein S7: protein MPRKGPVPRRDVLPDPIYNSKLVTRLINRIMIDGKRGVAQNILYKAFDIIRERTGRDPMEVFEEALKNVMPVLEVKARRVGGANYQVPVEVRPERRTTLGLRWLVNYARTRSEKTMQERLANEIIDAANNTGAAVKKREDTHKMAEANKAFAHYRW from the coding sequence ATGCCACGAAAAGGACCAGTCCCCCGTCGGGACGTGCTGCCTGATCCGATTTACAACAGCAAGCTGGTCACCCGCCTCATCAACCGGATCATGATTGACGGGAAGCGGGGTGTAGCGCAAAACATCCTGTACAAAGCGTTTGACATCATCAGAGAACGTACAGGCCGCGATCCGATGGAAGTGTTTGAAGAGGCGCTGAAAAACGTCATGCCTGTCCTGGAGGTAAAAGCTCGCCGCGTCGGTGGTGCGAACTACCAGGTGCCGGTGGAAGTGAGACCGGAACGCCGGACCACGCTGGGTCTGCGCTGGTTGGTCAACTACGCTCGTACCCGCAGCGAGAAAACCATGCAGGAGCGGTTGGCGAACGAAATTATCGACGCAGCCAACAACACCGGCGCCGCTGTCAAAAAACGCGAGGACACGCATAAAATGGCAGAAGCAAACAAAGCGTTTGCGCACTATCGTTGGTAG
- a CDS encoding 50S ribosomal protein L7ae-like protein: MSYEKVERAKELTIGIKQTMKAVEAGLVEEVYLSEDADKRLTEKVQRLCEEKGVPVVYVDSMRRLGKACGIDVGAAAAAIKKTV; encoded by the coding sequence ATGTCTTATGAAAAAGTAGAGCGGGCCAAGGAGCTGACGATCGGGATCAAACAGACGATGAAAGCGGTGGAGGCAGGTCTGGTAGAAGAAGTTTACCTGTCCGAAGATGCCGACAAGCGTCTGACCGAAAAAGTTCAGCGACTTTGTGAGGAAAAGGGTGTTCCCGTCGTGTACGTCGATTCCATGCGTCGGCTTGGCAAGGCGTGCGGAATAGATGTTGGCGCAGCGGCTGCTGCGATCAAAAAGACGGTGTGA
- a CDS encoding C45 family autoproteolytic acyltransferase/hydolase codes for MSEQPKGHTEARSTKRFPFYRFRGTHRQIGRQYGEACADLIRRHLDLALKRLQSRANLPRRSWEEAVLQYRPYVLRYAPFFDEEIQGVAEGAGISLAEAYFLQLRAEIYSDLQVSNECTTFAILPEATTDGTALIGQNADLPALYSEIGVVLEIIPDDGPACLMLTPAGQVSYIGINDQGMGVFGNFLSCDGWRVGFPRYLFSRFALTHRTVDEAVAALRSVYRASSRNLIMLDRTGRAVDMETTATEDALIEPENGLLAHTNHYISEDLRDKERAPAHKLENSRARLQRIRTLLKAKRGQLNAEVMQDILRDRGSFPHCLCIMPGDEKTDNITFASVIAEPSKGQLWIAIGPPNMYEYHGYAFSQGEQIT; via the coding sequence ATGAGCGAACAACCAAAGGGCCACACGGAAGCCAGGTCGACCAAACGCTTTCCCTTTTACCGGTTTCGCGGCACCCACCGCCAGATCGGCCGACAATACGGGGAAGCGTGCGCCGACTTGATACGACGGCATCTCGACTTGGCGCTCAAGCGTCTGCAGTCCCGGGCTAACCTGCCGCGCCGTAGTTGGGAGGAAGCGGTCCTCCAGTATCGTCCGTACGTTTTGCGGTATGCGCCGTTTTTTGACGAAGAGATTCAGGGCGTAGCGGAAGGGGCCGGCATCTCGCTGGCCGAGGCCTATTTCCTGCAACTGCGCGCCGAAATTTACAGCGACCTGCAAGTGAGCAATGAGTGCACGACCTTTGCGATCTTGCCGGAAGCGACGACAGATGGTACGGCGCTGATCGGGCAAAACGCCGACCTGCCAGCCTTATACTCGGAAATCGGTGTGGTGCTGGAGATCATTCCCGATGACGGTCCGGCATGCCTGATGCTGACACCTGCGGGTCAGGTCTCCTATATCGGGATAAACGACCAGGGCATGGGCGTGTTTGGCAATTTTCTCAGCTGTGACGGTTGGCGCGTCGGGTTTCCGCGCTACCTGTTCTCCCGGTTCGCCCTGACGCACCGTACGGTCGATGAAGCGGTTGCCGCCCTGCGAAGCGTGTACAGGGCTTCATCGCGAAATCTGATCATGCTGGACAGAACCGGACGGGCTGTAGACATGGAGACAACGGCTACAGAGGATGCGCTGATTGAACCGGAAAACGGCTTATTGGCGCACACCAATCACTACATCAGTGAAGACTTGCGCGACAAGGAACGGGCCCCTGCACACAAGCTGGAAAACTCGCGCGCGCGGCTCCAGCGTATCCGTACTCTGCTGAAAGCGAAGCGCGGCCAACTGAACGCCGAGGTGATGCAGGACATTTTGCGGGATCGCGGCAGTTTTCCCCACTGCCTGTGCATCATGCCCGGTGACGAGAAAACAGACAACATCACCTTTGCCTCGGTGATCGCCGAGCCCAGCAAAGGACAGCTGTGGATCGCGATTGGCCCGCCCAATATGTACGAGTACCACGGTTACGCTTTTTCGCAAGGCGAGCAGATCACATGA
- a CDS encoding alpha/beta hydrolase, which produces MAEKLSYYEYRATTLFACQYDQRFSYYAYVPKNYDENGSLTYSLAVIVHGTARTAQQYRDAFADFAEATNTIILAPLFPAGITAPRELSSYKFVQFGGIRFDHVLLAMIEELAEKYRIAKDKFLLHGFSGGGQFAHRFFYLHPDRLLGVSIGAPGYITYLDRCKPWYVGVADFAEQFGRELSIEQMRRVPVQLVIGSEDVDTWEINDHDSPFWMEGIDAFGKTRLERLSALRDNYEREGIQVRYDVVPGVAHEGFKVLAAVKAFFSDILATQHREGRNP; this is translated from the coding sequence ATGGCTGAGAAACTTTCCTATTACGAGTATCGGGCGACGACGTTGTTCGCCTGCCAGTACGACCAGAGGTTCTCCTATTACGCGTATGTGCCAAAAAACTATGATGAAAACGGAAGTTTAACCTATTCGCTGGCCGTAATCGTGCACGGCACGGCTCGCACCGCTCAGCAGTACAGAGACGCGTTCGCCGATTTTGCCGAGGCGACCAACACGATCATTCTCGCGCCGCTGTTTCCGGCAGGCATTACCGCACCGCGGGAATTGAGTTCCTACAAGTTTGTCCAATTCGGCGGCATTCGCTTCGACCACGTCCTGCTGGCGATGATTGAGGAGCTTGCCGAAAAATATCGGATTGCGAAAGATAAATTCCTGCTTCACGGGTTTTCCGGCGGCGGGCAATTTGCGCACCGGTTTTTTTACCTTCATCCTGACCGGCTCCTCGGGGTCTCCATCGGCGCTCCCGGTTACATCACCTATTTGGACCGCTGCAAACCGTGGTATGTAGGGGTGGCGGATTTTGCGGAGCAGTTTGGCCGCGAATTGTCGATCGAGCAGATGCGGCGTGTTCCGGTTCAATTGGTGATTGGCAGCGAAGATGTGGATACCTGGGAGATCAACGATCACGACAGTCCGTTTTGGATGGAGGGAATCGACGCATTCGGCAAGACGCGGTTGGAACGGTTGAGTGCGCTGCGTGACAATTACGAGCGGGAAGGCATACAGGTACGCTACGACGTGGTCCCGGGAGTGGCGCACGAAGGGTTTAAGGTTCTTGCGGCCGTCAAAGCGTTTTTCTCGGACATTCTCGCAACCCAACATCGGGAGGGGAGAAACCCATGA
- the rpsL gene encoding 30S ribosomal protein S12, whose protein sequence is MPTINQLVRKGRKDKVVKSKSPALQKGYNSFKKTQTNQSSPQKRGVCTRVGTMTPKKPNSALRKYARVRLTNGIEVTAYIGGIGHNLQEHSVVLVRGGRVKDLPGVRYHIVRGALDTAGVNNRMQGRSKYGTKRPKEAKK, encoded by the coding sequence ATGCCTACAATTAACCAATTGGTGCGTAAAGGTCGCAAGGACAAGGTGGTAAAGTCGAAGTCGCCTGCCCTGCAAAAGGGGTACAACAGCTTCAAAAAGACGCAAACCAACCAAAGTTCTCCGCAAAAACGCGGCGTGTGCACCCGCGTAGGTACGATGACGCCGAAGAAACCAAACTCCGCGCTTCGTAAATACGCTCGTGTACGCTTGACCAATGGCATCGAGGTGACCGCCTACATCGGCGGGATCGGCCACAACCTGCAAGAGCACAGTGTTGTGCTGGTACGCGGTGGCCGGGTGAAGGACCTGCCGGGGGTTCGTTACCATATCGTTCGCGGCGCGCTGGATACGGCGGGCGTGAACAACCGGATGCAAGGACGCTCCAAGTACGGCACGAAACGGCCGAAAGAAGCCAAAAAATAA
- the tuf gene encoding elongation factor Tu gives MAKEKFERTKPHVNIGTIGHVDHGKTTLTAAITTVLAQQGKAKAMDYGSIDNAPEERERGITINTAHVEYETDKRHYAHVDCPGHADYVKNMITGAAQMDGAILVVSAADGPMPQTREHILLSRQVGVPYIVVFMNKCDMVDDEELLELVEMEIRDLLSQYEFPGDEIPVIKGSALQALENPTGEWAQKILELMDAVDNYIPTPERAIDKPFLMPIEDVFTITGRGTVATGRVERGTVKVGDPVEIVGLAEETKSTTVTGVEMFRKLLDQAEAGDNIGALLRGIERKEVERGQCLAKPGSVKPYTKFKCEVYVLSKEEGGRHTPFFANYRPQFYFRTTDVTGIIKLPEGVEMVMPGDNTEFEVELIAPVAMEQGTRFAIREGGRTVGAGVVSQIIE, from the coding sequence ATGGCAAAGGAAAAATTTGAGCGGACCAAACCGCACGTAAACATTGGTACAATCGGTCACGTTGACCACGGTAAGACTACGTTGACTGCTGCGATTACTACAGTATTGGCACAACAAGGAAAGGCAAAAGCAATGGACTACGGCAGCATCGACAACGCGCCGGAAGAGCGTGAGCGCGGGATCACGATCAACACCGCACACGTTGAGTATGAGACGGATAAACGCCACTACGCTCACGTTGACTGCCCCGGCCACGCAGACTACGTGAAGAACATGATCACCGGTGCGGCGCAAATGGACGGCGCGATCCTGGTTGTATCCGCCGCTGACGGCCCGATGCCGCAAACGCGCGAACACATCCTGCTGTCTCGTCAGGTAGGCGTACCGTACATCGTCGTGTTCATGAACAAATGCGACATGGTCGATGACGAGGAACTGCTGGAACTGGTGGAAATGGAAATCCGCGACCTGCTGTCGCAATATGAATTCCCGGGCGACGAAATTCCGGTGATCAAAGGGTCTGCCCTGCAAGCACTGGAAAATCCGACCGGCGAATGGGCACAAAAAATCCTCGAATTGATGGATGCAGTAGACAACTACATTCCGACTCCTGAGCGTGCGATTGACAAGCCGTTCCTGATGCCGATCGAGGACGTGTTCACGATTACCGGTCGCGGTACGGTTGCTACGGGCCGCGTTGAGCGCGGTACGGTAAAAGTGGGCGACCCGGTAGAAATCGTCGGGCTGGCTGAAGAGACCAAGTCGACGACGGTTACCGGTGTCGAGATGTTCCGCAAACTGCTCGACCAAGCAGAAGCAGGCGACAACATCGGTGCGTTGCTGCGCGGTATTGAACGCAAAGAAGTCGAGCGGGGCCAATGTCTGGCTAAACCGGGTTCTGTTAAACCTTACACCAAGTTTAAATGTGAAGTTTACGTTCTCTCCAAAGAAGAGGGCGGCCGCCACACCCCGTTCTTTGCCAACTACCGTCCGCAGTTCTACTTCCGTACCACGGACGTAACCGGGATCATCAAACTGCCGGAAGGCGTAGAAATGGTTATGCCCGGCGACAACACGGAGTTTGAAGTGGAACTGATCGCGCCGGTAGCCATGGAGCAAGGTACCCGCTTCGCGATTCGTGAAGGCGGACGTACCGTAGGTGCAGGCGTCGTATCGCAAATCATCGAGTAA
- a CDS encoding carbon-nitrogen hydrolase family protein, translating into MSKIKVAAIQMDSQANKAENLRKAETLIKQAASQGAQFVALPEYFNFTGTEDQEAANAEYIPEGETVEFLRSISRECRIWLHGGSMLEKVKGETKYYNTSLLFNPAGELVGKYRKIHLFDVEIANGPSFLESNTKNFGREVVVCETEFAKIGLAICYDLRFPELFRLQALKGAEILVLPAEFTLYTGRDHWEVLLRARAIENQAFVIAPGQIGKKPAYQSYGRSMVVDPWGTVVATAPDTETAIVAEIDLQYVQEIREQVPSLKNRRPEVYTLTN; encoded by the coding sequence ATGAGCAAAATCAAAGTTGCGGCGATTCAGATGGACAGCCAGGCAAACAAAGCGGAGAATCTGCGCAAAGCGGAAACGTTGATCAAACAGGCCGCAAGTCAAGGAGCGCAGTTCGTCGCTTTGCCGGAGTATTTCAATTTTACCGGAACGGAAGACCAGGAAGCGGCAAACGCGGAGTACATCCCGGAAGGCGAGACGGTTGAATTCCTGCGCAGCATCTCCCGAGAATGTAGGATCTGGCTGCACGGCGGGAGCATGTTGGAAAAAGTGAAAGGCGAAACCAAGTATTACAACACGTCCTTGCTGTTTAATCCAGCTGGCGAATTGGTCGGAAAGTATCGGAAAATTCACTTGTTCGATGTGGAAATTGCAAACGGCCCCTCTTTTTTGGAATCGAACACGAAGAACTTCGGCAGAGAAGTGGTGGTGTGCGAAACGGAGTTTGCCAAAATCGGCCTGGCCATTTGCTATGATCTGCGCTTTCCGGAACTGTTCCGCCTGCAGGCGTTAAAAGGGGCGGAAATCCTGGTGCTGCCCGCGGAGTTTACGCTGTATACGGGGCGGGACCATTGGGAAGTCCTGCTGCGCGCCCGGGCCATTGAGAATCAGGCGTTTGTCATTGCGCCGGGACAAATCGGCAAGAAGCCCGCTTACCAAAGCTACGGCCGCTCGATGGTGGTCGATCCGTGGGGCACTGTGGTCGCTACGGCCCCGGACACGGAAACAGCGATTGTGGCGGAAATTGACCTGCAATACGTCCAGGAAATCAGGGAGCAGGTTCCTTCGTTGAAAAACAGGCGGCCGGAAGTCTATACGCTGACAAATTAG